Proteins co-encoded in one Vidua macroura isolate BioBank_ID:100142 chromosome 13, ASM2450914v1, whole genome shotgun sequence genomic window:
- the ARF4 gene encoding ADP-ribosylation factor 4, whose product MGLTISSLFSRLFGKKQMRILMVGLDAAGKTTILYKLKLGEIVTTIPTIGFNVETVEYKNICFTVWDVGGQDKIRPLWRHYFQNTQGLIFVVDSNDRERIQEAAEELQKMLQEDELRDAVLLLFANKQDLPNAMAISEMTDKLGLQSLRNRTWYVQATCATQGTGLYEGLDWLSNELSKR is encoded by the exons ATGGGCCTCACCATCTCCTCGCTTTTCTCGCGCCTCTTCGGCAAGAAGCAGATGCGCATCCTTATGG TTGGTTTGGACGCTGCCGGTAAGACAACCATTCTTTATAAACTGAAACTAGGAGAAATTGTGACCACAATTCCCACTATTG GTTTTAATGTGGAGACGGTAgaatataaaaacatttgtttcaCAGTTTGGGATGTTGGTGGTCAAGATAAAATTAGACCTCTTTGGAGGCATTATTTCCAAAACACACAG GGCCTCATTTTTGTGGTAGACAGCAATGACAGAGAGAGAATCCaggaagcagcagaagagctgcagaaaatg CTTCAGGAGGATGAGCTGCGAgatgcagtgctgctgctgttcgCAAACAAACAGGATCTGCCAAATGCCATGGCAATCAGTGAAATGACAGATAAACTAGGCCTTCAGTCTCTGCGTAACAGAACT TGGTATGTCCAGGCTACCTGTGCTACACAAGGAACTGGTCTGTATGAGGGACTTGACTGGCTGTCAAATGAACTCTCGAAACGCTAA